From one Candidatus Acididesulfobacter guangdongensis genomic stretch:
- the ilvC gene encoding ketol-acid reductoisomerase: MNIYYDKDADLRLIQSKTVAIIGYGSQGHAHALNLRDSGVKVILGLRADGPSYMKAKNAGFEVFTVAEASKLADIIMILLPDELHGKVYKSEIEPNLKEGKYLVFAHGFSIHFGQITPPKNINIFMVAPKGPGHLVRREFENGGGVPDLIAVENDFSGNTKNMALAYASGIGGGRAGILESTFREETETDLFGEQAVLCGGLSALMTAGFETLVEAGYEEESAYFECIHEMKLIVDLIYEGGISNMRYSISNTAQYGDLTRGPRIINENIKAEMKKILDEIRSGKFASEWMVENEVNRPTFNGLTKRGEDHPLEKVGKKLRSLMPFITKNKIVDQTKN, encoded by the coding sequence ATGAATATTTATTATGATAAAGATGCTGATTTAAGATTAATTCAATCAAAAACCGTTGCAATTATAGGATATGGTTCCCAGGGTCATGCGCATGCGCTAAATCTCAGAGATTCAGGCGTTAAAGTTATTTTAGGTTTAAGAGCCGATGGTCCTTCCTATATGAAGGCTAAAAACGCGGGTTTTGAAGTCTTCACCGTTGCAGAAGCATCTAAATTAGCGGACATTATCATGATTCTTTTGCCTGACGAACTCCATGGCAAAGTTTATAAAAGTGAAATAGAGCCAAATTTGAAAGAGGGAAAATATTTAGTTTTCGCTCACGGATTCAGCATACATTTTGGTCAGATAACCCCTCCCAAAAATATAAATATTTTTATGGTTGCGCCAAAAGGACCCGGTCATTTAGTGAGACGCGAATTTGAAAATGGCGGAGGAGTGCCGGATTTAATTGCGGTCGAGAATGATTTTTCCGGAAATACAAAAAACATGGCATTAGCCTATGCTTCCGGTATCGGCGGAGGCAGAGCAGGAATTCTCGAGAGTACCTTCAGGGAAGAAACTGAAACCGATCTGTTCGGAGAACAGGCGGTGCTTTGCGGAGGTTTGAGCGCGCTAATGACTGCCGGATTTGAAACACTTGTTGAAGCTGGATACGAAGAAGAAAGCGCTTATTTTGAATGCATTCATGAAATGAAATTAATAGTAGACCTTATTTATGAAGGCGGAATCAGCAACATGAGGTATTCAATAAGCAATACCGCTCAATACGGCGATTTAACAAGAGGTCCGAGAATAATTAACGAAAATATTAAAGCAGAAATGAAGAAGATTCTCGACGAAATAAGGTCAGGCAAATTCGCATCGGAATGGATGGTAGAAAACGAGGTAAACAGACCCACTTTTAACGGCTTAACAAAAAGAGGAGAAGACCATCCGCTTGAAAAAGTAGGTAAAAAATTGAGGTCGCTGATGCCTTTTATTACCAAAAACAAAATAGTAGATCAGACTAAGAATTAA
- the ilvN gene encoding acetolactate synthase small subunit gives MEKNHILSILVENESGVLARVAGLFSARGFNIDGISVAGTLEKDESKMIISTYGDEQILEQITKQLNRLINVIKVQELTDDESVMRQTVLVKVNADDSTKNEIFRIKEIFEARIVDVSRNAYVLEFSGSAKKMEAFIELIRPIGIKDIVKTGTIAITRSKK, from the coding sequence ATGGAAAAAAACCATATTTTATCTATACTTGTTGAGAATGAGTCCGGCGTGCTGGCAAGGGTAGCAGGACTTTTTTCTGCTAGGGGGTTTAATATAGACGGAATAAGCGTCGCAGGCACGCTTGAAAAAGATGAATCAAAGATGATAATATCGACTTACGGCGATGAGCAAATATTAGAGCAAATTACAAAACAGCTGAACAGACTTATCAATGTCATTAAAGTTCAGGAGCTTACTGATGATGAATCAGTGATGAGGCAGACAGTTCTTGTGAAAGTAAATGCCGACGATTCTACTAAAAATGAAATATTTCGTATCAAGGAAATATTTGAGGCAAGAATTGTTGATGTAAGCCGCAACGCCTACGTTCTGGAATTTAGCGGGTCAGCTAAAAAAATGGAAGCATTTATTGAACTGATAAGACCTATAGGTATTAAAGATATTGTTAAAACAGGAACGATAGCGATAACAAGGTCTAAAAAATAA
- the ilvB gene encoding biosynthetic-type acetolactate synthase large subunit, with translation MTGSKILIESLIKEGVDTIFGYPGGAVLNIYDELFNYRDKLNHILVRHEQGAAHAADGYARATGKVGVVLVTSGPGATNTITGIATAYMDSVPMVIITGQVPTSLIGNDAFQEADTVGITRPCTKHNYLVRDVEDLARIVKEAFYIASTGRPGPVLIDIPKDISSNVAEFDYPESIEMRSYNPTYFGHHVQILKVVDELLKAEKPMFYIGGGVISSNAANELKEIAEMLDLPIVSTLMGLGGFPSEHALFFGMLGMHGTYAANTGISNADFIVAVGSRFDDRVTGKVDEFAGKAKFAHIDIDPSSIGKNVKIDIPVVGDVKSVLNSMLEILSLKSKEIESTQYKRMKWLEELNMYKYEHPLSYKMTDIIKPQFVVEKIYELTDGEAIIATEVGQNQMWAAQFYKFKNPRSLLTSGGLGTMGYGFPAAIGAQVAFPNRTVFDIAGDGSIQMNIQELATAVQYNLPVKIAIINNNFLGMIRQWQELFYEKRYSFSKLNVNPDFVKLAESYGAVGLRANKPEQVEDVLKTALSIRKPVIMDFVVAQEEGVYPIVAPGYPITGMLLV, from the coding sequence ATGACCGGCTCTAAAATTCTTATTGAAAGTCTAATAAAAGAAGGCGTAGATACTATTTTCGGGTATCCCGGAGGTGCAGTACTCAATATTTATGATGAGCTTTTTAATTATAGAGATAAACTAAATCATATTCTGGTGCGTCATGAACAGGGCGCTGCGCATGCTGCAGACGGTTATGCCAGAGCTACCGGCAAAGTCGGTGTCGTATTGGTAACTTCAGGACCGGGCGCTACTAACACGATAACCGGTATTGCTACAGCATATATGGATTCAGTTCCTATGGTAATTATTACCGGACAGGTTCCGACAAGCCTAATCGGAAATGACGCTTTTCAGGAAGCCGATACAGTAGGCATAACAAGACCCTGTACGAAGCATAATTATTTAGTAAGAGATGTCGAAGATCTTGCAAGGATTGTTAAAGAGGCATTTTACATTGCTTCAACGGGCAGACCAGGTCCGGTGCTTATAGACATTCCTAAAGATATTTCTTCGAACGTTGCTGAATTTGATTATCCTGAGAGTATTGAAATGCGAAGCTATAATCCTACTTATTTTGGTCATCACGTTCAAATATTAAAGGTTGTTGATGAACTTCTGAAGGCTGAAAAGCCTATGTTTTATATAGGAGGAGGAGTAATAAGTTCAAATGCCGCGAATGAGCTTAAAGAAATTGCAGAAATGTTAGATCTGCCTATTGTTTCCACCCTCATGGGGCTTGGGGGATTTCCGTCGGAACATGCTTTGTTTTTTGGAATGCTCGGGATGCATGGGACTTATGCAGCTAACACCGGTATATCAAATGCCGATTTTATCGTGGCGGTAGGTTCAAGATTTGATGACAGAGTGACCGGCAAAGTAGACGAATTCGCCGGAAAGGCGAAGTTTGCACATATTGATATAGACCCGTCTTCTATAGGTAAAAATGTTAAAATAGATATTCCGGTCGTAGGAGATGTTAAATCTGTTTTAAACAGTATGCTGGAAATTTTATCGTTAAAATCAAAAGAAATTGAATCAACGCAATATAAAAGAATGAAATGGTTAGAAGAACTTAATATGTATAAATATGAGCATCCTCTTTCATATAAAATGACTGATATCATAAAACCTCAGTTTGTTGTTGAAAAAATATATGAATTAACCGACGGAGAGGCTATTATAGCAACAGAAGTCGGGCAAAATCAAATGTGGGCTGCGCAATTTTATAAATTTAAAAATCCGAGATCGTTATTAACGTCCGGAGGATTAGGCACTATGGGATATGGATTTCCTGCAGCCATCGGCGCCCAGGTAGCATTTCCGAACAGAACAGTATTTGATATTGCGGGAGACGGCAGTATTCAAATGAATATACAGGAATTAGCCACAGCCGTCCAGTATAATCTGCCTGTGAAAATAGCAATAATAAATAATAATTTTCTTGGTATGATAAGGCAGTGGCAGGAATTATTTTATGAGAAGAGATATTCATTTTCTAAATTAAACGTAAACCCGGATTTTGTTAAACTGGCAGAAAGTTACGGCGCCGTCGGCTTAAGAGCGAACAAACCAGAACAGGTGGAAGATGTTTTGAAAACGGCATTATCGATAAGAAAACCTGTTATTATGGATTTCGTCGTCGCTCAAGAAGAAGGGGTTTATCCTATAGTTGCGCCAGGTTATCCGATTACGGGAATGCTGCTTGTGTAA
- the ilvD gene encoding dihydroxy-acid dehydratase gives MKSDNIKKGVDKTPHRALLYATGITNQEMRKPFIGIASSFTDLIPGHVGMRDLERAAENGVYSNGGHPFIFGIPGICDGIAMGHKGMHYSLPSRELIADMVETIAEAHSLDGLILLTNCDKITPGMLMAALRLNIPAIVVTAGPMLSGHYHGKRLSFVRDTFEAVAKYKVSEISENELMDLEMCACPGQGSCQGLYTANTMACLTEVMGMSLPGAGTALAGSAIKKRMAFESGIRIVDLVKENILPRNIVTMDALHNAIMVDVALGGSSNSVLHLLAIANEAGIKLDLKLFDEISRKTPQLSSLRPAGEYFLEDLDFAGGIPALLYELRSLVKDSTNVSGLSVKEIIDGVRYVNNEIIRKIDNPYRTEGGIAVLYGNLAPKGAIIKSSGVGPSMMKFTGNARVFESEEDSMKSISSGEIKPGDIVVIRYEGPKGGPGMREMLAPTSQIVGMGLGDKVALITDGRFSGGTRGPCIGHISPEAQEGGPIALVNEGDRIEIDINERKLNVLLSDNELSLRKLNWKKKEKKIDYGYLARYSDIVSSADEGAIVNRKVRK, from the coding sequence ATGAAAAGCGATAATATTAAAAAAGGCGTAGATAAAACGCCGCATAGAGCACTGCTCTACGCAACCGGTATTACAAATCAAGAAATGCGCAAACCTTTTATAGGTATTGCTTCAAGTTTTACAGATCTCATACCAGGACATGTAGGGATGAGAGATCTTGAAAGAGCAGCCGAAAATGGAGTATATAGCAACGGGGGACACCCGTTCATTTTTGGCATACCCGGTATTTGCGACGGGATAGCTATGGGTCATAAAGGAATGCATTACTCGCTGCCATCGCGCGAGCTTATAGCGGATATGGTTGAGACCATTGCAGAGGCCCATTCCCTTGATGGTTTAATACTGCTTACCAACTGTGACAAAATTACACCGGGTATGCTTATGGCAGCTCTCAGGCTTAATATACCGGCAATAGTTGTCACTGCAGGACCGATGCTTTCCGGGCATTATCACGGCAAAAGACTTTCTTTTGTCAGAGACACATTTGAAGCTGTGGCAAAATATAAAGTAAGTGAAATATCCGAAAATGAACTTATGGATCTTGAAATGTGTGCATGTCCAGGTCAAGGCTCATGTCAGGGATTATATACCGCAAATACTATGGCTTGTCTTACCGAGGTTATGGGAATGTCGCTGCCGGGCGCCGGAACTGCACTGGCCGGCTCTGCAATTAAAAAAAGGATGGCATTTGAAAGCGGAATCAGAATAGTAGATTTAGTGAAAGAAAATATACTGCCGCGTAATATTGTTACAATGGATGCGCTGCACAATGCTATTATGGTCGATGTTGCACTCGGCGGTTCTTCTAATTCTGTTTTGCATTTGCTTGCAATAGCTAATGAAGCCGGAATCAAATTAGATTTAAAACTTTTCGACGAAATTTCTAGAAAAACTCCGCAATTATCAAGTTTAAGACCGGCAGGAGAATATTTTCTGGAAGATTTAGATTTTGCCGGCGGTATTCCTGCACTTTTATATGAACTCAGGTCGCTTGTGAAAGATTCAACGAATGTAAGCGGGCTTTCAGTTAAAGAAATAATTGACGGGGTCAGATATGTAAACAACGAAATAATTAGAAAAATTGACAATCCTTACAGAACTGAAGGCGGAATTGCTGTATTATACGGTAATTTAGCTCCAAAGGGGGCTATCATCAAATCAAGCGGCGTCGGTCCGTCTATGATGAAATTTACAGGAAATGCCAGAGTTTTTGAGAGCGAGGAAGATTCTATGAAGAGTATATCCTCAGGAGAAATAAAACCTGGGGATATTGTAGTTATAAGATACGAAGGACCTAAAGGAGGTCCTGGCATGAGAGAAATGTTGGCGCCTACCTCTCAAATAGTCGGTATGGGATTAGGAGATAAAGTTGCTCTTATAACAGACGGGCGGTTTTCAGGGGGCACAAGAGGTCCATGTATCGGGCATATTTCCCCTGAAGCTCAGGAAGGCGGTCCTATAGCTCTTGTTAACGAAGGCGATAGAATTGAAATCGATATAAACGAAAGAAAACTTAATGTGCTCCTCAGCGATAACGAATTAAGTCTTAGGAAATTAAACTGGAAGAAAAAAGAGAAAAAAATAGATTATGGTTATTTAGCAAGATATTCCGATATTGTTTCATCAGCTGACGAGGGGGCAATCGTAAATAGAAAGGTGAGAAAATGA
- a CDS encoding DUF465 domain-containing protein: MQWLDDNEQKIADVLIQTNSDFKKIYEEHIDIDKKLDKFTTKPFLTPEEQKTIKELKLKKLNGNDIMNQMIKSNIING, from the coding sequence ATGCAATGGCTTGATGACAATGAACAAAAGATTGCCGATGTTTTAATACAAACAAATTCAGATTTTAAAAAAATTTACGAAGAACATATCGATATAGATAAAAAATTAGATAAATTTACTACAAAACCTTTTTTGACGCCTGAAGAACAAAAAACAATAAAAGAATTAAAACTTAAAAAACTTAACGGAAATGATATTATGAATCAAATGATTAAATCAAATATTATTAACGGGTGA
- the tsaB gene encoding tRNA (adenosine(37)-N6)-threonylcarbamoyltransferase complex dimerization subunit type 1 TsaB, protein MLFLSIDTSGSYSCTCLIGDNCEIVAENNIVLNENKHFKELNSKQLVPSTLIFKQLDGILSDAGLNLTDIGGIAITLGPGSFTGIRVSLSIAKTLAYSLNLKISGVESLYACAYSFINKSDNFYLTVIKEFIKDKFYFEIYKIENGTLKKFKSLETGNANEIACSIDKLNIKSDFVFLGSYNKCKLNENVQLFNNSGIEVKVFDNLRLAYLSGIIAINKFADNKKEQSDFQDITGLSPVYVYSGGAF, encoded by the coding sequence ATGCTGTTTTTATCAATAGATACTTCCGGCAGTTATTCGTGTACTTGCCTGATTGGCGATAACTGCGAGATTGTTGCTGAAAATAATATCGTTTTAAATGAAAATAAACATTTTAAAGAACTTAATAGTAAACAATTAGTACCTTCAACCCTGATATTTAAACAATTAGACGGTATATTATCAGATGCCGGATTAAATTTAACCGATATTGGGGGTATCGCTATTACTTTAGGTCCCGGTTCATTTACTGGAATAAGAGTTTCACTTTCTATTGCCAAAACATTGGCTTACAGTCTAAATTTGAAAATATCCGGAGTCGAAAGTCTATATGCGTGTGCGTATTCATTTATAAATAAAAGCGATAATTTTTATCTTACTGTTATAAAAGAATTTATAAAAGATAAATTTTATTTTGAAATTTATAAAATAGAAAATGGCACCCTTAAAAAATTTAAAAGTTTAGAAACAGGAAATGCAAATGAAATCGCTTGCTCAATTGATAAGTTAAATATCAAATCGGATTTTGTTTTTTTAGGCAGTTATAATAAATGCAAATTAAATGAAAATGTTCAGTTATTTAATAATAGCGGAATAGAAGTAAAGGTCTTCGATAATCTGAGATTGGCATATTTGTCGGGAATAATTGCTATTAATAAATTTGCCGATAATAAGAAAGAACAGTCGGATTTTCAAGATATAACGGGTCTTTCGCCTGTTTATGTATATAGCGGCGGAGCTTTTTAA
- the rseP gene encoding RIP metalloprotease RseP, giving the protein MVNILQSFFSSGILIDILAFVIVVSIIVVFHEFGHFIVAKMLGVKVENFSLGFGPKLISKKIGETEYAVSALPLGGYVKLLGEDPEEELSPEDEKRSFSKLSPFKKFLIVFFGPVFNFVLALVILTIIFSAGKPILKSVVGKVMKGYPAAAAGLKKGDIITSVNGKKIWKWSSLAAYIQKYGKHTIALGVKRPINAASNNKIAKKLPITGKTDYSKTFLINIKPRLVSGLNIFKQKITRYIIGIYPSNVTVNQGSNIFSAFYSGLKEVWFIIYITIFSVYMLIAGKIPATDLGGPIMIAQLSGRAASMGLSQFFYFIAVISVNIGLVNLFPIPALDGGHILFSFIEMIRRRPLSPKFQENAAKIGFAFLIMLLLFVSYNDIMRNIKT; this is encoded by the coding sequence ATGGTAAATATATTGCAGTCGTTTTTTTCAAGCGGAATATTAATAGATATTTTAGCATTTGTTATAGTTGTCAGTATAATCGTAGTGTTCCATGAGTTCGGACATTTTATAGTAGCTAAAATGCTCGGAGTAAAGGTTGAAAATTTTTCTCTGGGGTTCGGACCTAAATTAATATCCAAAAAAATAGGCGAGACCGAGTATGCAGTTTCGGCATTGCCGCTCGGAGGCTATGTAAAACTCCTCGGAGAAGATCCAGAAGAAGAACTTTCTCCTGAAGATGAAAAAAGGTCTTTCAGTAAACTTAGCCCTTTTAAAAAATTTTTAATCGTATTTTTTGGACCTGTTTTTAATTTTGTTTTAGCGCTGGTTATTTTAACGATAATTTTTTCGGCAGGCAAACCGATATTAAAATCGGTTGTTGGGAAGGTTATGAAAGGATATCCGGCAGCTGCTGCGGGACTAAAAAAAGGCGATATTATAACATCCGTAAACGGCAAAAAAATATGGAAATGGTCTTCGCTTGCAGCATATATTCAAAAATACGGTAAGCACACTATTGCATTAGGTGTAAAGCGCCCTATTAATGCAGCGTCAAACAATAAAATTGCTAAAAAATTACCGATAACCGGTAAAACGGATTATTCTAAAACGTTTTTAATTAATATCAAACCGAGGCTTGTTTCCGGTCTTAACATATTTAAACAGAAAATTACCCGCTATATTATAGGAATCTACCCTTCAAATGTTACGGTAAACCAGGGCAGTAATATATTTTCCGCATTCTATTCAGGGTTAAAAGAGGTCTGGTTTATTATCTATATAACGATATTCAGCGTGTATATGCTTATAGCCGGCAAGATACCGGCCACCGATTTAGGCGGACCGATTATGATCGCCCAGCTATCCGGCAGAGCGGCTTCAATGGGGTTGTCCCAGTTCTTTTATTTTATAGCGGTTATCAGCGTCAATATCGGATTAGTCAATTTGTTCCCTATACCGGCTTTGGACGGCGGACATATTCTATTTTCATTTATTGAAATGATCAGGCGCAGACCGCTTAGTCCAAAATTTCAGGAAAATGCTGCCAAAATCGGGTTTGCCTTTCTTATAATGTTGCTGTTGTTTGTTTCTTACAATGACATAATGAGGAATATTAAGACTTAA